The proteins below are encoded in one region of Eubacterium sp. 1001713B170207_170306_E7:
- a CDS encoding GntR family transcriptional regulator: MSELAAPNLATYVYENLLLRIMTGKLKKGDVLPSRKQLAEAYNVAEITIRTAIQMLALNNMVITSQGKGTVVTFDMQHDDNSQFYWSFMSKRVGSIVDVMRATSLFFSDIMIDAALNGGPENITRFKQLYEDYREARGRNIVICFSRFWIELLETQKNPLVKELYQQMIQFTGIFSIIFEEKMLVDFKEWSLPYLSLFFQGMEEGDRDKLQQGLGEVFGDSAFVAYSQSYNDKLGAEEQVPFYWFISSERHNLTDSIVNVILKRIEIGEYQLGDSIPSLNAIREEFQVSVKTARSALCVLEETGIVERSQGKKAVVIKRDAVRIEQEKIPVQQMLDDLKTLLDARAALLLTHKTFVREALKGKQKNRDGQEESRLKTVTYHSPIPLFNEMILQMESPTLRHIYMQLENIMLKGSHYRQTADYDYSHRVSAIMESYERALNAYLEEDAEALEQSLYEVIRIQYEVTVDYCRRKGIVVDRVITCKGQKTTPALLDERSDKTYNKK; this comes from the coding sequence ATGAGTGAATTAGCCGCCCCAAATTTGGCGACCTATGTGTATGAAAACCTGCTGCTTAGAATCATGACAGGAAAGTTAAAAAAAGGCGATGTTCTGCCGTCCAGAAAGCAGCTGGCCGAAGCGTATAATGTCGCTGAGATTACCATTCGGACAGCCATCCAGATGCTGGCCTTAAATAACATGGTCATTACCTCTCAGGGAAAGGGGACTGTTGTCACTTTTGATATGCAGCATGATGATAATTCACAGTTTTACTGGAGCTTTATGTCGAAGCGTGTCGGTTCCATTGTGGATGTCATGCGGGCCACATCGTTGTTTTTTTCAGATATTATGATTGATGCGGCGCTGAACGGCGGCCCGGAAAATATCACGCGGTTCAAGCAGCTCTACGAGGATTACCGGGAGGCCCGGGGAAGAAATATTGTCATCTGCTTCAGCCGCTTTTGGATCGAGCTTCTGGAAACGCAGAAAAACCCGCTTGTCAAAGAGCTTTATCAGCAGATGATCCAGTTTACCGGGATTTTTTCCATTATTTTTGAGGAAAAAATGCTGGTGGATTTTAAGGAATGGTCATTACCATACCTGAGCCTCTTTTTTCAGGGAATGGAGGAGGGCGACCGGGATAAGCTGCAGCAGGGGCTGGGTGAGGTGTTTGGAGACAGCGCGTTTGTGGCGTATTCCCAAAGCTATAATGATAAGCTGGGCGCAGAGGAGCAGGTGCCTTTTTACTGGTTTATCAGCAGCGAGCGCCATAATCTCACAGATTCCATTGTCAATGTGATCCTGAAACGCATTGAAATCGGCGAATATCAGCTCGGGGACTCGATTCCATCCCTCAATGCGATCCGGGAAGAATTCCAGGTTTCGGTCAAAACGGCCAGAAGCGCGCTCTGCGTTCTGGAGGAAACCGGGATAGTTGAGCGGTCACAGGGGAAAAAGGCAGTGGTCATCAAAAGAGATGCTGTCAGAATCGAGCAGGAAAAAATACCGGTGCAACAGATGTTAGATGATCTGAAAACCCTGCTGGACGCCCGGGCCGCACTGCTGCTCACCCATAAAACCTTTGTCCGCGAGGCACTGAAGGGAAAACAAAAAAACAGGGACGGCCAGGAAGAGAGCCGGCTGAAAACCGTAACCTACCACTCGCCGATCCCTCTGTTTAATGAGATGATTCTTCAGATGGAGTCGCCCACGCTGCGGCACATTTATATGCAGCTTGAGAACATCATGCTAAAGGGCAGCCATTACAGGCAGACCGCGGATTATGATTACAGCCACAGGGTCAGCGCCATTATGGAGAGCTATGAGCGGGCGCTCAACGCGTATCTTGAAGAGGATGCGGAAGCTCTGGAGCAAAGCCTGTACGAGGTTATCCGCATACAATACGAGGTCACGGTGGACTACTGCCGCAGAAAGGGCATTGTGGTGGACCGGGTTATCACCTGTAAAGGACAAAAAACTACTCCTGCCCTGCTTGACGAACGCAGCGATAAAACTTATAATAAAAAGTGA
- a CDS encoding ferredoxin: protein MNVSIDESGCIGCGLCTQVCPEVFEMNDSGVAEVIMEEIPENLEDSVQEAADGCPVEVITVE from the coding sequence ATGAATGTAAGTATTGATGAAAGTGGCTGCATTGGCTGCGGATTATGTACACAGGTCTGCCCTGAGGTTTTTGAAATGAATGATTCCGGCGTAGCCGAGGTCATTATGGAAGAAATTCCGGAAAATCTGGAAGACAGTGTTCAGGAAGCCGCGGACGGCTGTCCCGTTGAAGTGATCACAGTAGAATAA
- a CDS encoding tetratricopeptide repeat protein, with translation MEQETLELLTGLAEAGDAEAMEQAADYYFYKTNKQMLSEADFGRIWSWYHTLAEQGNGHAMAVIGAMYYEGVNIEQDYTKARQWYERAAEAGDVWGINNLGYCYYYGREVEVDYEKAWTYFGRAAALGNHCGMYKIGDMYYHGKYVEQRFEKAVYWYRRAIGQIDEDCPEYPNIAARLGHCALKGEGMEKDVLRALKWLQAAEYGCYQFLLRGDAFAHLSFPGVREDLAQARALLDTAIAGTRSVVQYS, from the coding sequence ATGGAGCAGGAAACCCTGGAGCTGCTGACAGGCCTGGCCGAAGCCGGCGATGCGGAGGCCATGGAACAGGCAGCGGATTATTATTTTTACAAAACCAATAAGCAGATGCTGAGCGAGGCGGACTTTGGCCGTATCTGGTCCTGGTACCACACGCTGGCAGAGCAGGGAAACGGACACGCCATGGCCGTGATCGGCGCCATGTATTACGAGGGTGTCAATATCGAACAGGATTATACCAAAGCGCGGCAATGGTATGAAAGAGCCGCGGAGGCCGGCGATGTCTGGGGCATTAACAACCTGGGGTATTGCTACTATTATGGCCGTGAGGTTGAGGTGGATTATGAAAAGGCCTGGACTTATTTCGGACGTGCCGCCGCCCTTGGCAATCACTGCGGCATGTACAAAATCGGCGATATGTACTACCACGGCAAATATGTGGAACAGCGTTTTGAAAAGGCAGTGTACTGGTACCGCAGGGCCATCGGACAGATTGATGAGGACTGTCCAGAGTATCCAAATATCGCGGCCCGGCTGGGGCACTGCGCCTTAAAGGGTGAAGGCATGGAAAAGGATGTGCTGCGTGCCCTGAAATGGCTGCAGGCAGCGGAATATGGCTGTTACCAGTTTCTGCTCAGGGGAGATGCTTTCGCTCATCTTTCTTTTCCAGGGGTCAGGGAGGACCTGGCCCAGGCCCGCGCCCTGCTCGATACCGCCATTGCCGGCACACGCTCGGTGGTACAGTATTCCTGA
- a CDS encoding DegV family protein, with protein sequence MSIKIITDSTSDISQEEARKLDVSIVPLKVIVGDNQYDEGVDISIEEFYPILESSKALPTTSQPTPTQFLPYFEDAKKAGDDVIVLLLSSKISGTVQSATLAKNMAEYDRIHIIDTLNASMGLRLLVEYAVNMRAEGKTAGEIVSVLDEARHRLVLLAMVDTLEYLQKGGRLGRGAATMGSLLRIKPIVTLNQGGLEMLAKARGLKNGNKILSEQIAKAQGLDPNVPVYLGYTRDKEQVMDFKTQAIRDHHLDKIEMHPVGCVIGTHTGPGAVILVFLKAK encoded by the coding sequence ATGTCTATAAAAATTATTACCGATTCAACTTCCGATATTTCACAGGAGGAGGCCAGAAAGCTGGATGTCTCCATTGTCCCGCTCAAGGTTATCGTAGGCGATAACCAATACGATGAAGGTGTGGACATCAGCATCGAGGAATTTTATCCGATTCTCGAAAGCTCCAAGGCCCTGCCGACCACCTCCCAGCCTACCCCTACCCAGTTTCTCCCTTATTTTGAGGACGCTAAAAAGGCCGGCGACGATGTCATTGTGCTGCTGCTGTCCAGCAAAATCAGCGGAACAGTCCAAAGCGCGACGCTGGCCAAAAACATGGCCGAATACGACCGCATTCACATCATTGACACCCTAAACGCCAGCATGGGCCTGCGCCTGCTGGTCGAATACGCTGTCAACATGCGGGCTGAGGGGAAAACGGCCGGGGAGATTGTCTCTGTGCTCGACGAAGCCCGCCACCGCCTGGTCCTGCTGGCCATGGTCGACACCCTGGAATATCTGCAGAAGGGCGGCCGTCTGGGCAGGGGAGCGGCCACAATGGGCTCGCTGCTGCGGATCAAACCCATTGTCACCCTGAACCAGGGCGGCCTCGAGATGCTGGCCAAGGCCCGGGGCTTAAAAAACGGCAATAAGATTCTCTCCGAGCAGATCGCCAAGGCCCAGGGACTGGACCCCAATGTGCCGGTTTATCTCGGCTATACCCGGGACAAGGAGCAGGTCATGGACTTTAAAACCCAGGCCATCCGCGACCACCACCTGGACAAAATCGAAATGCACCCGGTCGGCTGTGTCATCGGAACCCATACCGGCCCCGGCGCGGTCATTCTCGTCTTTTTAAAGGCAAAATAA
- a CDS encoding ATP-grasp domain-containing protein → MKEKIAIIGASEFQNPLILKAKEKGYETHVFAWEAGDIGEKTADVFHPVSIVEKEEILEICRAEGISGICSIGSDLASLTVSYVAEALGLRGNTMASAQLSTNKYAMRRAFKEADDPIPCFMEGDETTRPQDVALAYPLIVKPTDRSGSRGVTKVERPDALEAAIHKALEDSFEKKVMIEEFVEGREYSVECISYEGMHVFLALTEKRTTGAPNFIEKGHLQPAEVTPALRNQIITTVKKALDTLKIKFGASHSEIIIQKNGVIRIVEIGGRMGGDCIGSHLVPLSTGYDFVGMVVDIACGRVPDFSIIHDPAPVEIRFIFGPEDLADYEAMKTAAGHRIVCTSLPEKLDNHQITDSSSRYGFYIFEKERMYADAD, encoded by the coding sequence ATGAAGGAGAAAATAGCGATAATCGGAGCCAGCGAGTTTCAAAATCCGCTGATTCTGAAGGCAAAGGAAAAGGGCTACGAAACCCATGTTTTTGCCTGGGAAGCGGGAGACATTGGAGAAAAGACCGCGGATGTCTTCCACCCGGTCAGTATTGTGGAAAAAGAGGAAATTCTGGAAATCTGCAGGGCGGAGGGGATTTCAGGGATCTGCTCCATCGGCTCAGATCTGGCGTCGCTGACAGTCAGCTATGTGGCCGAAGCCCTGGGGCTTCGGGGAAACACCATGGCCTCGGCGCAGCTCAGCACCAACAAATATGCCATGCGCCGCGCCTTTAAGGAAGCGGATGACCCGATTCCCTGCTTTATGGAAGGGGATGAAACCACCCGGCCGCAGGATGTGGCGCTGGCCTACCCGCTGATTGTAAAGCCCACAGACCGGTCCGGAAGCCGGGGGGTCACAAAGGTTGAGCGGCCCGACGCGTTGGAGGCCGCCATCCACAAAGCACTGGAGGATTCCTTTGAGAAGAAGGTGATGATCGAGGAATTTGTGGAGGGCAGAGAGTACAGCGTCGAATGTATTTCCTATGAGGGGATGCATGTGTTTCTGGCGCTGACCGAAAAAAGAACCACCGGCGCCCCCAACTTTATCGAAAAGGGACATCTGCAGCCGGCGGAGGTCACACCCGCTCTGCGCAATCAGATCATCACCACTGTCAAAAAAGCGCTGGATACCCTCAAAATCAAATTTGGCGCGTCCCACTCAGAAATCATTATCCAGAAAAACGGTGTTATCCGCATTGTCGAGATTGGCGGCCGTATGGGTGGCGACTGTATTGGCTCACATCTGGTGCCGCTGTCCACCGGCTATGATTTTGTGGGCATGGTGGTGGATATAGCCTGCGGCAGGGTGCCGGATTTTTCAATTATCCACGATCCCGCGCCGGTCGAAATCCGTTTTATTTTCGGACCGGAGGATCTGGCCGACTACGAGGCCATGAAAACCGCGGCAGGACATCGGATTGTGTGCACCTCCCTGCCGGAAAAGCTGGATAACCATCAGATTACAGACAGCTCAAGCCGTTATGGTTTTTATATTTTTGAAAAGGAGAGGATGTACGCCGATGCCGATTAA
- a CDS encoding lipoyl domain-containing protein, giving the protein MKLPILIDHRAAPVIKDENVCECKKEPVLMTYKKAVIYWQKTVGALVSQGELVAEGEIEKQSIAVTAPADGILCEICVAEGQKAGVNTPLGYIESED; this is encoded by the coding sequence ATGAAGCTTCCGATTTTAATCGATCACCGGGCAGCGCCGGTTATCAAGGATGAAAATGTCTGCGAATGTAAAAAAGAGCCGGTGCTTATGACCTATAAAAAGGCTGTGATCTATTGGCAGAAAACAGTCGGCGCGCTGGTGTCCCAGGGAGAGCTGGTGGCAGAGGGTGAGATTGAAAAGCAGAGCATTGCTGTGACCGCGCCAGCGGACGGCATTCTCTGTGAGATCTGTGTGGCGGAAGGACAAAAGGCGGGGGTGAACACACCTCTGGGCTATATTGAAAGTGAGGACTAA
- the rffA gene encoding dTDP-4-amino-4,6-dideoxygalactose transaminase gives MITFNKPPFMGDEFKYIKEAIDNQQISGDGAFTARCKAWLEKSCNAPEVLLTTSCTHALEMAALLLQIQPGDEIIMPAYTFVSTADAFVLRGARIVFVDIRPDTLNIDEKQIEAAVTPKTRAIVPVHYAGVSCEMDTINSIAAAHGLKVVEDAAQGVMSTYKGKALGTLGDFGCFSFHETKNYSMGEGGAIVINDLKYKEEAEIIREKGTNRSRFFRGEIDKYTWVNHGSSYLPSDMNAAYLWAQLEHADTINNDRLASWDYYYDALQPLARREQIELPYIPEECTHNAHMFYIKAKDLEERTALMAHMKQAGVQAIFHYIPLHTAPEGLKVGRFSGEDRYTTKESERIVRLPMYYGLAREDQNRVIEAVEDFYRV, from the coding sequence ATGATTACATTTAACAAACCGCCCTTTATGGGGGATGAATTTAAATATATAAAGGAGGCAATCGACAATCAGCAGATCAGCGGAGATGGCGCCTTTACAGCCAGATGCAAGGCCTGGCTGGAAAAAAGCTGCAATGCGCCCGAAGTACTGCTGACCACCTCCTGTACCCATGCCCTTGAGATGGCCGCGCTGCTTTTACAGATACAGCCGGGCGACGAGATCATCATGCCTGCCTACACCTTTGTGTCCACCGCCGACGCCTTTGTTTTGAGGGGCGCGCGCATTGTTTTTGTGGATATCCGGCCCGATACGCTGAACATTGATGAAAAGCAGATCGAAGCCGCGGTTACCCCGAAGACCCGCGCCATTGTCCCGGTGCACTACGCCGGTGTTTCCTGCGAGATGGATACCATTAACAGCATCGCAGCCGCCCACGGTCTTAAGGTAGTAGAGGACGCCGCCCAGGGTGTGATGTCCACCTACAAGGGAAAGGCCCTCGGCACCCTGGGAGATTTTGGCTGCTTTAGCTTTCATGAGACCAAAAACTACAGCATGGGAGAGGGCGGGGCCATTGTGATCAATGACCTGAAATATAAAGAAGAGGCTGAAATCATCCGGGAAAAGGGGACCAACCGAAGCCGTTTTTTCCGGGGTGAGATCGACAAATACACCTGGGTGAACCACGGCTCATCCTATCTTCCCAGCGACATGAACGCCGCCTACCTGTGGGCGCAGCTGGAACACGCCGATACGATCAACAACGACCGCCTGGCCAGCTGGGACTACTATTATGACGCGCTCCAGCCCCTTGCCCGGAGAGAACAGATCGAGCTGCCCTATATTCCAGAGGAATGTACGCATAACGCCCATATGTTTTATATCAAGGCAAAAGATCTTGAGGAGAGAACTGCGCTCATGGCGCATATGAAGCAGGCCGGAGTCCAGGCGATTTTTCATTATATCCCGCTGCATACCGCACCCGAGGGGCTGAAGGTTGGCCGGTTCAGCGGCGAGGACCGCTACACCACAAAAGAAAGCGAGCGGATTGTGCGGCTGCCGATGTACTACGGACTGGCAAGAGAAGACCAGAACCGGGTGATTGAAGCCGTCGAAGACTTTTATCGGGTGTGA
- a CDS encoding LysR family transcriptional regulator produces MNLNHLYYFKTLAGLEHYAKAAKELNISQPSLSYAIAGLEKELGVPLFRKKGRNVVLTSYGKAFEEYVAIAIAHLEDGVRFIQNMDGEE; encoded by the coding sequence ATGAATCTTAATCATCTATATTACTTTAAAACTCTGGCTGGATTGGAACATTATGCGAAGGCCGCCAAAGAGCTTAACATCAGTCAGCCAAGCTTGAGCTATGCGATTGCGGGACTGGAGAAGGAGCTCGGCGTTCCTCTGTTCAGGAAAAAAGGCAGAAATGTGGTACTGACCAGTTATGGGAAGGCTTTTGAAGAGTATGTCGCCATCGCCATTGCCCATTTAGAGGACGGTGTCCGTTTTATCCAGAATATGGACGGAGAGGAATAG
- the fetB gene encoding iron export ABC transporter permease subunit FetB, with amino-acid sequence MNNSTVMDLSIFNLAIAYIFVLVLLVIFKARDIKREKMILIATTRMTLQLTVMGYILMYVFENPSWWLTLLMLSVMVGFAIFNALKRVKTPMNKKLKQLIALSMTAGYGITAMIFMLAVLHVTPWFNPQYIIPISGMIVGNAMTGIALGANKLCSAMLERHDQIESALMLGATPRAATRDIVNDAFDSAILPTMNNMLTMGIVSLPGMMTGQILSGTFPLTAIKYQIGIMLAILGCTAITVVLFVTLGYKTFFTKDAQFIDSLR; translated from the coding sequence ATGAATAACAGCACCGTTATGGATCTTTCCATCTTCAACCTCGCCATCGCCTATATTTTTGTACTGGTGCTGCTGGTCATCTTTAAGGCAAGGGACATCAAACGTGAAAAGATGATTCTTATCGCCACCACCCGCATGACGCTCCAGCTCACTGTGATGGGCTATATATTAATGTATGTTTTTGAAAATCCAAGCTGGTGGCTGACACTGCTGATGCTCTCTGTCATGGTCGGCTTTGCCATTTTTAACGCTTTAAAGCGTGTAAAAACACCCATGAACAAAAAACTCAAACAGCTCATTGCCCTGTCCATGACAGCCGGCTACGGCATCACTGCGATGATCTTCATGCTGGCAGTGCTGCATGTAACGCCCTGGTTCAATCCCCAGTACATTATTCCTATCTCAGGGATGATTGTCGGCAACGCCATGACCGGCATTGCCCTCGGCGCCAATAAGCTGTGCAGCGCCATGCTCGAAAGACACGACCAGATCGAAAGCGCGCTCATGCTGGGCGCTACCCCACGCGCCGCAACCAGAGACATTGTCAACGACGCCTTTGACAGCGCCATTCTGCCAACCATGAACAATATGCTGACCATGGGCATTGTCTCTCTGCCGGGCATGATGACCGGACAGATCCTCTCCGGCACCTTTCCCTTAACCGCCATCAAATACCAGATCGGCATTATGCTGGCCATTCTGGGCTGCACGGCCATCACGGTGGTCCTGTTTGTCACCCTGGGCTATAAAACCTTTTTCACCAAAGACGCCCAGTTCATTGACAGCCTCCGGTAG
- a CDS encoding flavin reductase, with protein MSDYKEITTGDLSLNPFKRIAKDWMLITAEKAGKANTMTAGWGGLGVMWGKDVAFIVIRESRFTREFVDSSEHFSLTFFDEGYKKELGYLGSVSGRDEDKIARSGLTLVPDTAPYFKEGNLALICKKLYALPMGPEGFTAGPELDEKWYADKDYHTLYVGEIEKALIK; from the coding sequence ATGTCTGATTATAAAGAAATAACAACCGGGGATTTATCCCTCAACCCCTTTAAGCGTATCGCGAAGGACTGGATGCTGATTACTGCCGAAAAGGCCGGGAAAGCCAACACTATGACCGCCGGCTGGGGCGGCCTGGGAGTTATGTGGGGAAAGGATGTCGCTTTTATCGTCATCCGGGAAAGCCGCTTTACCAGGGAATTTGTGGACAGTTCAGAACATTTTTCCCTGACCTTCTTCGATGAAGGCTATAAAAAGGAGCTGGGCTATCTGGGCTCTGTCTCGGGCCGGGATGAGGATAAGATCGCCAGAAGCGGGTTGACACTGGTGCCGGATACGGCTCCTTACTTTAAAGAAGGGAATCTCGCTCTGATCTGCAAAAAGCTCTACGCGCTGCCGATGGGTCCGGAAGGCTTTACCGCCGGGCCGGAGCTCGATGAAAAGTGGTACGCCGATAAGGACTACCACACCCTGTATGTGGGTGAAATCGAGAAAGCCTTGATTAAATAA
- a CDS encoding carboxymuconolactone decarboxylase family protein, producing MKVTTGFQMFMEESGEVGKAYSQLVQTMAESSVLDKKTHALAYISALAAAQMTGGLAFHVMMAKQTGASRDEVRDAVLVGLPAVGLAVLDALEVALNAYDEQETE from the coding sequence ATGAAGGTAACCACAGGATTTCAGATGTTTATGGAAGAATCGGGCGAGGTGGGCAAGGCTTATTCGCAGCTTGTGCAGACAATGGCAGAAAGCAGCGTGCTGGACAAAAAGACCCATGCGCTGGCCTATATTTCGGCTCTGGCCGCGGCCCAGATGACCGGCGGGCTGGCCTTTCATGTGATGATGGCAAAGCAGACAGGCGCGAGCAGGGATGAAGTCCGGGACGCCGTGCTGGTTGGGCTGCCCGCGGTAGGCCTGGCGGTTCTGGATGCGCTGGAGGTGGCGCTCAATGCCTATGATGAACAGGAAACAGAATAG
- a CDS encoding TetR/AcrR family transcriptional regulator produces MSTLKADMKRNYILDRARDVFIRKGFAAVTMKDIVEACDISRGGLYRYYGSTREIFLALFQRDAREELERVEVAIWEEMSARDILFSYMKRQKCAFEQECTTLSNAAYEFFLENPDDRVIFQWQFDGISEMLREILEYGVKKGEFVLPDTAAFARHLALFINSMQLSLPLLNFPGPRIEEQFGLLLRPILAS; encoded by the coding sequence ATGAGTACACTGAAGGCTGATATGAAACGGAATTACATTTTAGACAGGGCACGGGATGTTTTTATCCGGAAAGGCTTTGCCGCCGTGACCATGAAAGACATTGTGGAGGCCTGCGACATCAGCCGGGGTGGGCTTTACCGTTATTACGGATCGACCCGTGAGATTTTTCTCGCGCTGTTCCAGCGTGACGCCAGGGAGGAGCTGGAGCGCGTGGAGGTGGCCATCTGGGAGGAAATGTCCGCCAGGGATATTCTGTTTTCCTACATGAAGCGGCAGAAATGTGCCTTCGAGCAAGAGTGCACCACCTTGTCCAACGCCGCCTATGAGTTCTTTCTGGAAAATCCCGATGACCGTGTGATCTTCCAGTGGCAGTTTGACGGCATTTCCGAAATGCTGCGTGAAATTTTAGAGTACGGGGTTAAAAAGGGCGAGTTTGTTCTGCCCGACACCGCGGCGTTTGCCCGGCATCTGGCCCTTTTTATCAACAGCATGCAGCTGTCCCTGCCGCTTTTAAACTTTCCGGGGCCCCGGATCGAGGAACAGTTCGGCTTGCTCTTGAGACCGATTTTAGCCAGTTAA
- a CDS encoding ATP-binding cassette domain-containing protein: MFEICNLKFKDILDIESLIIDRPITCIIGSSGSGKTTLLKHLNKLYTPDSGAVFYNGRDLADVPAVSLRREVVMLGQTPVIYNGDLEENLQAGLRFSEKLPAPRDRLLKALERVKLDKPLDDPCISLSGGEKQRLCLARVMLMDAEIYLLDEPSAALDKETEHFIITNLADFVLREKKALIMVTHSEEVSSLYPGGIVRIENGQTGGYAHE; this comes from the coding sequence GTGTTTGAAATCTGCAACCTGAAATTTAAAGACATTCTGGACATCGAATCGCTGATCATCGACCGTCCCATCACCTGTATTATCGGCTCCTCGGGCAGCGGAAAAACCACGCTGCTCAAGCATTTGAACAAGCTTTACACACCGGACAGCGGGGCTGTTTTTTACAACGGCCGCGACCTGGCAGATGTCCCGGCTGTTTCTCTGCGCCGTGAGGTGGTCATGCTTGGCCAGACCCCGGTGATCTACAACGGCGATCTGGAAGAAAACCTGCAGGCCGGCCTCCGCTTTTCTGAGAAGCTCCCGGCGCCGAGAGACCGGCTGCTAAAAGCACTGGAGCGGGTCAAGCTGGACAAGCCGCTGGACGACCCCTGCATCAGCCTGTCCGGCGGCGAAAAGCAGCGGCTCTGCCTGGCCCGCGTCATGCTCATGGACGCGGAGATCTATCTGCTGGATGAGCCCTCCGCAGCGCTGGACAAGGAAACCGAGCACTTTATCATCACGAATCTGGCCGATTTTGTGCTGCGTGAAAAGAAAGCCCTGATCATGGTCACCCACTCAGAGGAGGTCTCCAGCCTTTACCCCGGGGGGATCGTCCGCATCGAAAACGGCCAGACAGGAGGCTACGCCCATGAATAA
- a CDS encoding cold-shock protein — MNKGTVKWFNSEKGFGFISREDGDDVFVHFSAIVGDGFKTLNEGQEVTFDTEEGPRGLQAKNVSVA, encoded by the coding sequence ATGAATAAAGGTACAGTAAAATGGTTTAACAGTGAAAAAGGTTTTGGATTTATCTCTAGAGAAGATGGCGACGATGTATTCGTACATTTCTCTGCGATCGTTGGCGATGGCTTCAAAACTTTAAATGAAGGTCAGGAAGTTACCTTTGATACAGAAGAAGGTCCAAGAGGCTTACAGGCTAAAAACGTTAGTGTTGCTTAA
- a CDS encoding DUF1638 domain-containing protein translates to MGQLLIACETLKDEIQKVMDLHQLEIPVHWMGNSLHAAPDRLREALQEVLNTITDLDQVLLGYGNCGNGLVGISCPGAAMVIPRFGDCIDMLLSGNPKLDEIRSDTYFLTRGWLRGESPVTKDLSYQLKRYGKEQSKKIMQVLFKNYTYMMMIQTGSYDISDVQEELDAFSALTELELIEGEGSLTILEQLLTGHWAENFCVIPPGQPTTLEDFKALNL, encoded by the coding sequence ATGGGGCAGTTGTTAATTGCATGCGAAACCTTGAAGGATGAAATCCAAAAGGTAATGGATTTACATCAGCTGGAAATCCCTGTTCACTGGATGGGAAACTCACTCCATGCCGCTCCGGACCGCTTACGGGAAGCCCTGCAGGAAGTCCTCAACACCATCACGGACCTCGACCAGGTCCTGCTGGGTTACGGCAACTGCGGAAACGGCCTTGTAGGCATTTCGTGTCCCGGCGCCGCCATGGTGATTCCCCGTTTTGGCGACTGTATTGATATGCTCCTGAGCGGCAACCCAAAGCTGGATGAGATACGAAGCGATACCTATTTTCTGACAAGGGGCTGGCTCCGCGGCGAAAGTCCTGTGACAAAGGACCTGAGCTACCAACTTAAACGCTACGGAAAGGAGCAGTCAAAAAAAATCATGCAGGTACTCTTTAAAAACTATACCTACATGATGATGATCCAGACCGGCTCCTACGACATATCGGATGTCCAGGAGGAGCTCGACGCGTTCTCGGCCCTTACAGAGCTTGAGCTCATTGAGGGCGAGGGCAGCCTGACCATTCTGGAGCAGTTGCTGACAGGTCACTGGGCAGAGAATTTCTGCGTTATTCCGCCAGGGCAGCCGACAACGCTGGAGGACTTCAAAGCGCTTAACTTATGA